One segment of Methanolinea mesophila DNA contains the following:
- a CDS encoding isopentenyl phosphate kinase has translation MSERILLKLGGSVVTEKGRAGAIDEGRVLSIAREIGKRPEKEYLLVHGAGSCGHPEAKAYGIAGGVDRSNREGIAITHHAVLALNREIVKRLREAGVDAVGISPLQGCLADNGRIRSYEHRHIAGMVGLGIVPVLHGDVVMDCTRGACIVSGDQLVQYLAKNLAPDRIGLATDVPGILEGDRVIPSIVPGKFDPSSIGSSGHTDVTGGMRGKVEELMDLARTGRTSEIFHVSRLSDFLDGRPHGGTVVKGRD, from the coding sequence CTGAACGGATCCTCCTCAAGCTCGGCGGGAGCGTCGTCACCGAGAAGGGAAGAGCCGGTGCCATCGATGAAGGCCGTGTCCTCTCCATAGCCCGGGAGATAGGGAAACGGCCCGAGAAGGAGTACCTGCTGGTACACGGGGCAGGGTCCTGCGGACACCCGGAGGCGAAAGCCTACGGGATCGCCGGAGGGGTGGACCGGAGCAACCGCGAAGGTATTGCCATCACCCATCACGCGGTCCTCGCCCTGAACCGGGAGATAGTGAAACGCCTGCGGGAGGCGGGCGTGGACGCAGTGGGGATCTCCCCGCTGCAGGGATGCCTGGCGGACAACGGACGAATCCGATCCTACGAGCACCGGCATATCGCCGGGATGGTCGGTCTCGGGATCGTCCCGGTCCTGCACGGCGACGTGGTGATGGACTGCACCAGGGGGGCCTGTATCGTATCGGGCGACCAGCTGGTGCAGTACCTGGCAAAGAACCTGGCACCGGACCGTATAGGTCTGGCGACCGACGTGCCGGGGATCCTCGAGGGGGACCGGGTGATACCCTCGATTGTTCCCGGAAAGTTCGATCCTTCCTCCATCGGTTCTTCCGGTCACACGGACGTGACCGGAGGGATGAGGGGGAAGGTGGAAGAACTGATGGACCTTGCTCGGACGGGCAGGACCTCGGAGATATTTCATGTCTCCCGGCTTTCGGACTTCCTCGACGGAAGGCCCCACGGGGGGACTGTAGTGAAGGGAAGGGACTAA
- a CDS encoding glutamate--tRNA ligase produces the protein MEGDLHRILLSFALQNAVRHGSVPQAGAVMGAVMSRHPELRPRAKELSGLIRETLSEVQALSPEERMDRLREIAPDLLEDLSKTREHIKELPALEGAEQGVVMRFAPNPSGPLHLGHARAAVLNDEYVKRYGGRYILRIEDTDPKRVDTDAYRMVQEDIEWLGLGITDIVYQSDRFDLYYDLGRQLISLGGAYVCTCENEQFKELKLKKTACPCRALSVEENLELFDKMLAGEFYEGAASVRVKTDLAHPDPAMRDFPAFRILNSPPHPRKEALVYPLMNFSVTVDDHLLGVTHVIRGKDHIANTRRQRFIFEYFGWTPPVYRHYGRMGIEGVVLSTSQMREGIRAGVYQGWDDIRLGTLRALARRGITKDAVRQAMLDIGSGETDISFSWDNLYARNRELVDPVAHRYFFVPRAVLFSIREAPPHTAHALLHPGDPTQGQRTLHFTGEALLPEAELAPGVKMLRLKDLFNIGVEWTTEGRVLTYKGDSLADARSEKAPIIQWLPPEEAVPCTLVTQEGEQKGYCEPGAAMEEGKVVQFERTCFARIDTVSREGIIAYFTHK, from the coding sequence ATGGAAGGGGACCTCCATCGGATTCTTCTCTCTTTCGCGCTCCAGAACGCGGTGCGGCACGGGAGCGTGCCCCAGGCGGGTGCGGTGATGGGGGCGGTCATGAGCCGCCACCCCGAGCTCCGGCCCCGGGCGAAGGAGCTGTCCGGACTGATCCGGGAGACCCTCTCGGAGGTCCAGGCCCTTTCTCCGGAAGAGAGGATGGACCGGCTCCGGGAGATCGCCCCGGACCTCCTGGAAGACCTCTCGAAAACCCGGGAACACATCAAGGAGCTCCCCGCGCTCGAAGGCGCGGAACAGGGTGTAGTGATGCGGTTCGCCCCCAACCCCAGCGGTCCCCTCCATCTCGGCCACGCCCGCGCGGCGGTGCTGAATGACGAGTACGTGAAGCGCTACGGGGGGAGGTACATCCTCCGGATCGAGGATACCGACCCGAAGAGGGTCGATACGGACGCCTACCGGATGGTGCAGGAGGACATCGAATGGCTCGGGCTCGGGATCACCGATATCGTCTACCAGAGCGACCGGTTCGACCTGTATTACGACCTGGGGAGGCAGCTCATCTCACTCGGCGGGGCCTACGTCTGTACCTGCGAGAACGAGCAGTTCAAGGAACTGAAGCTCAAAAAGACCGCATGCCCCTGCAGGGCGCTCTCCGTGGAGGAAAACCTTGAACTCTTCGATAAGATGCTCGCCGGGGAGTTCTACGAAGGAGCCGCGTCGGTCCGGGTAAAGACCGACCTCGCCCACCCGGATCCCGCGATGCGGGACTTCCCCGCATTCCGCATTCTCAATTCGCCTCCCCACCCCCGGAAGGAGGCCCTCGTATACCCCCTGATGAACTTCTCGGTGACGGTCGACGACCACCTCCTCGGGGTGACCCACGTGATCAGGGGCAAGGACCACATCGCCAATACACGGAGGCAGCGGTTCATCTTCGAGTATTTCGGGTGGACGCCTCCTGTCTACCGGCATTACGGGAGGATGGGGATCGAGGGCGTAGTCCTCTCCACTTCCCAGATGCGGGAAGGGATCCGTGCCGGAGTCTACCAGGGATGGGACGACATCCGGCTGGGGACGCTCCGGGCCCTCGCCCGCAGGGGTATCACGAAGGACGCGGTGCGCCAGGCGATGCTTGATATCGGGAGCGGGGAGACCGACATTTCGTTCTCCTGGGACAACCTCTACGCCAGGAACCGCGAACTGGTCGACCCGGTGGCCCACCGCTACTTCTTCGTGCCCCGGGCGGTCCTCTTTTCCATCAGGGAGGCTCCCCCGCACACCGCCCATGCCCTTCTCCACCCCGGCGACCCCACCCAGGGGCAGAGGACGCTCCATTTCACCGGGGAAGCGCTGCTCCCCGAGGCAGAACTCGCGCCCGGGGTGAAGATGCTCCGTTTGAAGGACCTCTTCAACATCGGGGTCGAATGGACCACCGAAGGACGAGTCCTTACTTACAAGGGCGACTCGCTTGCGGATGCACGGTCGGAGAAGGCCCCAATCATCCAGTGGCTCCCCCCGGAAGAAGCGGTGCCCTGCACCCTGGTGACCCAGGAAGGGGAGCAGAAGGGATACTGCGAACCGGGGGCCGCCATGGAGGAAGGGAAGGTGGTCCAGTTCGAGCGGACCTGTTTTGCGAGGATCGACACGGTTTCCCGGGAAGGTATTATAGCCTATTTCACTCACAAGTAG
- the fni gene encoding type 2 isopentenyl-diphosphate Delta-isomerase encodes MGDKKRFTSGRKLDHIRICLESDVEQGDPGFSDVRLLHEALPDCNMAEIRTGVRFLGHEFSSPLFIAAMTGGHPDTREVNRTLARAARHFGIGMGVGSQRAALENPELEDTYSVVREEAPDSFIVANLGIVQLRDHGTEWAERAVEMIDADALAIHLNFLQEALQPEGDHNATGCFGALADLCSGFSTPVIVKETGSGISAPTARRCFGIGCAAIDVGGSGGTSWQAIEGVRARESRKEEHSGLASMGETFRDWGIPTVVSICEVNRAGGPVIATGGIRSGLDMARAIVLGADLCGMALPLLKPALEGDESLNKTIEAFLQELRVAMFLTGSGTLSDLRTTKATITGATREMLESISEEYHGY; translated from the coding sequence ATGGGAGACAAGAAAAGATTCACCTCCGGCCGGAAACTGGACCATATCAGGATCTGTCTCGAGTCGGACGTAGAGCAGGGAGACCCGGGTTTTTCCGATGTCCGGCTGCTCCACGAGGCCCTCCCTGACTGTAATATGGCGGAGATCAGGACGGGCGTCCGGTTCCTCGGACACGAGTTCTCGTCCCCCCTGTTCATCGCAGCGATGACGGGCGGGCACCCCGATACCAGGGAGGTAAACCGGACCCTGGCACGGGCGGCCCGGCACTTCGGGATCGGCATGGGTGTCGGGTCCCAGAGGGCGGCGCTGGAAAACCCGGAACTGGAAGATACCTACTCCGTGGTCAGGGAAGAGGCGCCGGACTCGTTCATCGTGGCAAACCTGGGGATCGTCCAGCTCCGTGACCACGGGACAGAATGGGCCGAGCGGGCGGTGGAGATGATCGATGCGGATGCCCTCGCCATCCACCTCAACTTCCTTCAGGAAGCCCTCCAGCCCGAAGGCGACCACAATGCCACAGGATGTTTCGGAGCGCTCGCAGACCTGTGCAGCGGGTTTTCCACCCCGGTGATCGTGAAGGAGACCGGGAGCGGGATCTCGGCCCCCACAGCCCGCCGCTGTTTCGGTATCGGGTGTGCGGCGATCGACGTGGGAGGCTCCGGAGGGACCTCCTGGCAGGCCATAGAGGGTGTCCGGGCCCGGGAGAGCCGGAAGGAGGAACATTCCGGCCTGGCCTCCATGGGCGAGACGTTCCGTGACTGGGGCATCCCTACGGTCGTGAGTATCTGTGAGGTAAACCGGGCCGGTGGCCCGGTGATCGCTACGGGAGGGATCCGCTCGGGGCTGGATATGGCCCGGGCGATCGTACTCGGCGCCGACCTCTGCGGGATGGCCCTCCCGCTTTTAAAACCGGCGCTTGAAGGCGATGAATCGTTAAATAAAACTATCGAGGCATTTCTGCAGGAACTGAGGGTGGCCATGTTCTTAACCGGCTCAGGCACTCTGTCCGACCTGAGAACTACCAAAGCGACCATCACCGGGGCTACCCGGGAGATGCTCGAATCCATTTCGGAGGAATATCATGGATATTGA
- the purS gene encoding phosphoribosylformylglycinamidine synthase subunit PurS gives MHYQAKITIALKEGMLDPEARAIQHALANLGYKTDTLTSAKLFFIGFEAKDVQEAEAMAAKMCERLLANPVIHQYTIEVSG, from the coding sequence ATGCACTACCAGGCAAAAATTACCATAGCCCTCAAGGAAGGGATGCTCGACCCCGAAGCCCGGGCGATTCAGCACGCCCTTGCCAACCTTGGATACAAGACCGACACCCTGACCTCGGCGAAACTCTTCTTCATCGGGTTCGAGGCGAAGGATGTACAAGAGGCCGAAGCGATGGCAGCCAAGATGTGCGAACGGCTGCTCGCAAACCCGGTGATACACCAGTACACCATCGAGGTCAGCGGATGA
- a CDS encoding polyprenyl synthetase family protein has translation MELKEYLEKTALQVDKMINRYFGDTCDDLGKASAHLLMAGGKRLRPAMLLLAADACVKGSSIDVMPAAISLELTHSFTLIHDDIMDEDTVRRGVPTVHTVWDEPTAILAGDVLFASAFEFLCLADAPENAKVRAVSMLARTCIDICEGQHMDMSFETRDDVSEGEYMTMVGKKTGALYAAAAGIGGILAGGKPTYIDALYHYGYGIGMAFQVQDDIIDLMASKEISGKDQASDLREGKQTLINIKAREKGIDLSPYRKELTPEEIDEVIALLRKEGVIDEVQAISRDLVDSGITRIGILPDSPEKQLLLSMGSHFITRSY, from the coding sequence ATGGAGCTGAAAGAGTATCTGGAGAAGACCGCGCTGCAGGTTGACAAGATGATCAACCGCTATTTCGGGGACACATGCGACGACTTGGGAAAAGCGAGTGCGCACCTGCTGATGGCCGGAGGAAAACGGCTCCGGCCCGCGATGCTCCTGCTTGCGGCCGATGCGTGCGTGAAGGGCAGCAGCATCGATGTCATGCCTGCCGCGATCTCCCTGGAACTGACCCACAGCTTCACCCTGATCCATGACGACATCATGGACGAGGATACCGTCCGCCGTGGAGTACCCACGGTGCACACGGTATGGGACGAACCCACCGCCATCCTGGCCGGGGATGTCCTGTTTGCCAGTGCATTCGAGTTTCTCTGCCTGGCCGACGCCCCGGAGAACGCCAAGGTGCGGGCGGTCTCGATGCTTGCCCGGACCTGCATCGACATCTGCGAAGGACAGCACATGGACATGTCCTTCGAGACCCGCGACGACGTGTCGGAGGGTGAATACATGACCATGGTGGGGAAGAAGACGGGCGCACTCTACGCCGCCGCGGCGGGGATCGGAGGGATCCTTGCCGGTGGAAAGCCCACCTACATCGATGCCCTCTACCACTACGGGTACGGTATCGGGATGGCATTCCAGGTCCAGGACGATATCATCGATCTCATGGCGAGCAAGGAGATCAGCGGCAAAGACCAGGCCTCCGACCTCCGGGAAGGAAAACAGACGCTGATCAACATCAAGGCGAGGGAGAAGGGGATCGACCTCTCTCCCTACCGTAAGGAACTTACCCCGGAGGAGATCGATGAGGTCATCGCCCTGCTCCGGAAGGAGGGAGTGATCGACGAGGTGCAGGCGATCTCCCGGGACCTCGTGGACTCCGGGATCACCCGGATCGGGATCCTTCCGGATTCGCCCGAGAAACAGCTCCTCCTCTCCATGGGTTCGCACTTCATCACCCGGAGTTACTGA
- a CDS encoding ferredoxin-thioredoxin reductase catalytic domain-containing protein, producing the protein MSEDEKEIEILEWARNYAEKHHLALNPDQKRLNIVVKGLARNEAKFGERYCPCRLRSGDKEKDKAIVCPCVFHEEEIEQEGSCHCNLYYRKE; encoded by the coding sequence ATGAGCGAGGACGAGAAGGAGATCGAGATACTGGAATGGGCCAGGAACTATGCGGAAAAGCACCACCTGGCCTTAAACCCCGACCAGAAACGACTGAATATCGTGGTCAAGGGCCTGGCAAGGAACGAGGCGAAGTTCGGGGAGCGCTACTGCCCCTGCCGGCTGCGGAGCGGGGACAAGGAGAAGGACAAGGCCATTGTCTGCCCCTGTGTCTTCCACGAGGAAGAGATCGAGCAGGAAGGCAGTTGCCACTGTAACCTCTATTACAGGAAGGAATAA
- a CDS encoding ABC1 kinase family protein — MVTKFRRYWQIADILFKYEYGIFVQRLFPGVHRFRRCRKCPVETVSSEYARARLAIEELGPTYIKFGQILSTRQDLLPPGLIKELKKLQDHTNPLPFETIRPVIEAQCPQGCGAFSWIDETPLASASIAQVHRARLQDGTEVVLKVRRPGIQDIIETDLVILENAARRSGSAFPEWKVYNPEGLVGEFAVQIRKELDFVLDGKNADRLRKNMREVEGVRVPFVYWEYSTPELLVMEFIDGVRVDDLEKIAEFGVSRWKIAEHGFNAYMTQIFEDGFFHGDPHPGNLLVTRDGELVFLDFGIVGIIRPERRIWFIGVINSMVEKNPTMLVKSLESLGVIIPEEYREDLRDDLYVAMLDSEGTTIGQYSFSGMANGLTDILRKYQIVVPSNLMLMLKVIIMVLDVGVTLDPKFDFLTHTQAFMGQLSRRSSIMDYLFKRGTGSVVEAIDGLLDTPRSLNMMVKQLATGAIKLDIEHEFLHLQDSLERTSDKILIGLIIAGMLVGSSYILQAATNLIVPDIVVLLSSLTYIAAIIIGFYAVYHVLFAVGRQRK; from the coding sequence ATGGTTACCAAGTTCCGTCGCTACTGGCAGATCGCGGACATTCTTTTCAAATACGAGTACGGGATCTTCGTCCAGCGGCTGTTTCCCGGAGTGCACCGGTTCCGGAGGTGCAGGAAGTGCCCGGTGGAGACGGTCTCGAGCGAGTATGCCCGGGCACGCCTGGCGATCGAGGAACTCGGCCCCACCTACATCAAGTTCGGGCAGATCCTCTCCACCCGGCAGGACCTCCTTCCCCCCGGCCTTATCAAAGAGCTGAAGAAACTCCAGGACCACACCAACCCCCTCCCGTTCGAGACGATCCGGCCTGTGATCGAGGCGCAATGTCCCCAGGGGTGCGGGGCGTTCTCCTGGATCGACGAGACGCCTCTCGCTTCTGCTTCAATCGCCCAGGTCCACAGGGCGAGGCTGCAGGACGGCACCGAGGTAGTCCTCAAGGTCCGTCGGCCGGGGATCCAGGACATCATAGAGACCGACCTGGTAATCCTGGAAAATGCCGCCCGGCGGTCGGGATCCGCCTTCCCCGAGTGGAAGGTCTACAACCCCGAAGGCCTCGTCGGGGAATTCGCGGTGCAGATACGAAAAGAACTCGATTTCGTTCTTGACGGGAAGAACGCCGACCGCCTCCGGAAGAACATGCGGGAGGTCGAGGGTGTCAGGGTCCCCTTCGTATACTGGGAATACAGCACCCCCGAGCTCCTGGTAATGGAGTTCATCGACGGTGTCCGGGTGGACGACCTGGAGAAGATCGCGGAGTTCGGGGTATCCCGGTGGAAGATCGCTGAGCACGGGTTTAATGCCTATATGACCCAGATCTTCGAGGACGGGTTCTTCCACGGCGACCCCCACCCCGGAAACCTCCTGGTGACCCGCGATGGCGAACTGGTCTTTTTAGATTTCGGCATCGTTGGCATCATCCGCCCGGAGCGGAGGATCTGGTTCATCGGGGTGATCAACAGCATGGTGGAGAAGAACCCCACCATGCTGGTCAAGTCCCTCGAGTCGCTCGGGGTGATAATCCCGGAGGAATACAGGGAAGATCTCCGTGACGACCTCTACGTGGCCATGCTGGACTCGGAAGGGACCACCATCGGGCAGTACAGTTTCTCGGGGATGGCCAACGGCCTGACTGATATCCTGCGCAAATACCAGATCGTGGTTCCGAGCAACCTTATGCTGATGCTGAAGGTGATCATCATGGTCCTGGACGTGGGCGTGACGCTCGACCCGAAGTTCGATTTCCTCACCCACACCCAGGCCTTCATGGGCCAGCTCTCCCGGAGGTCCTCCATCATGGACTACCTGTTCAAGAGGGGCACCGGATCGGTGGTCGAGGCTATCGACGGGCTCCTCGATACCCCGCGAAGCCTCAACATGATGGTAAAGCAGCTCGCCACCGGGGCGATAAAGCTCGATATCGAGCACGAGTTCCTTCACCTCCAGGACTCGCTGGAGCGCACAAGCGACAAGATCCTTATCGGGCTTATCATCGCCGGGATGCTCGTAGGGTCGTCCTATATCCTCCAGGCCGCGACAAATCTAATCGTCCCGGACATTGTGGTTCTCCTCTCCTCGCTCACCTACATCGCCGCGATCATCATCGGGTTCTACGCGGTGTATCACGTGCTTTTCGCCGTGGGAAGGCAGAGGAAATAA
- the purQ gene encoding phosphoribosylformylglycinamidine synthase I, which translates to MKFAVIQFGGSNCDRDAEYVLSEICGVDTDLVWFKSRLDPSYDAVIIPGGFSYGDYLRAGAIAARTPVMADIVRHAEKGKLVLGICNGAQILDESGLIPGMFTINAYPKFICRPVHLRVETTDSPFTSLYRKGEVVGIPIAHKEGRYVAPEQICRDLERDDRITFRFCTPDGEVTPESNPNGSAGNITGILSGKRNVMAMMPHPERASEEILGSKDGEKIFLSMIRHIERNEAK; encoded by the coding sequence ATGAAATTCGCCGTCATCCAGTTCGGGGGGAGCAACTGCGACCGTGACGCCGAGTACGTGCTCTCCGAGATCTGCGGGGTGGACACCGACCTGGTATGGTTCAAATCGAGGCTCGACCCCTCCTACGACGCGGTGATCATCCCCGGCGGGTTCTCCTACGGGGACTACCTCCGGGCGGGGGCGATCGCCGCCCGGACCCCGGTGATGGCGGATATCGTCCGGCACGCGGAGAAAGGGAAACTCGTCCTCGGGATCTGCAACGGCGCCCAGATCCTCGACGAGAGCGGGCTCATCCCGGGGATGTTCACCATCAACGCCTATCCCAAGTTCATCTGCAGGCCGGTGCACCTGAGGGTGGAGACCACGGACTCGCCGTTCACCTCGCTCTACCGGAAGGGAGAGGTCGTCGGGATCCCCATCGCCCACAAGGAGGGGAGGTACGTGGCACCCGAGCAGATCTGCAGGGATCTTGAACGGGACGACCGGATCACGTTCCGGTTCTGCACCCCTGACGGCGAGGTCACCCCGGAGAGCAACCCGAACGGGTCCGCGGGCAATATCACCGGGATCCTCTCCGGGAAGAGGAACGTGATGGCCATGATGCCCCACCCCGAGCGGGCGTCCGAAGAGATCCTCGGCTCAAAGGACGGGGAGAAGATATTCCTCTCCATGATACGGCATATCGAGCGGAACGAGGCGAAGTGA
- a CDS encoding RNase J family beta-CASP ribonuclease, producing the protein MDIEIIAVGGYDEVGRNMTAVRCGKEIVILDMGLRLDQVMIHEEAEVENLHSLDLIQMKAIPDDTLMNTVEGTVKAIVCSHGHLDHIGAIPKLAHRYNAPIISTPYTTELIRQQIAGEQKFGVNNKLFALKSGQRYTLSQHLSLEFVRMQHSIIDTVTVVLHTPHGAIVYACDYKLDRTPVIGEPPDFARLRQIGKEGVLALIVESTYIDNRGRAPSERIARDLVRDTITSYEDDKSAIMVSTFSSHIARVKTIAECAHEIGRKPVLLGRSMERYSSTAEQMKLVGFPETMSMFGNRRTVDRTLRRMMKMGKDKFVPIITGHQGEPGSILTRIALGDTPYKVDKGDKVIFSAKVIPNPMNYGQRYMIEAHLGMAGARILPDLHVTGHAYREDHYEFIHLLNPQHIIPAHGHIRMTSGYAEFTGEIGYTLHNDVHVLSNGQRVKLK; encoded by the coding sequence ATGGATATTGAAATAATTGCGGTGGGCGGCTATGACGAAGTCGGGAGAAATATGACTGCCGTCCGCTGCGGCAAAGAAATTGTTATTTTGGATATGGGACTCCGCCTGGATCAGGTCATGATCCACGAAGAGGCGGAGGTGGAGAACCTTCACTCGCTGGACCTGATCCAGATGAAGGCGATCCCCGATGACACGCTGATGAACACCGTGGAAGGGACGGTAAAGGCTATCGTCTGCTCCCACGGGCACCTGGACCATATCGGAGCGATCCCGAAACTGGCCCACCGGTACAACGCCCCCATTATCAGCACCCCCTATACGACGGAGCTGATCAGGCAGCAGATCGCCGGGGAGCAGAAGTTCGGGGTGAACAACAAGCTCTTCGCACTCAAGTCAGGGCAGCGCTACACGCTCTCGCAGCACCTCTCCCTGGAGTTCGTGCGAATGCAGCACTCCATCATCGACACGGTGACGGTGGTCCTTCACACCCCCCACGGGGCGATCGTGTATGCCTGCGACTACAAGCTGGACCGGACCCCGGTGATAGGTGAGCCGCCGGATTTCGCCCGCCTGCGCCAGATCGGAAAAGAAGGCGTACTCGCGCTGATCGTGGAGAGTACCTACATCGACAACCGCGGGAGGGCCCCGAGCGAACGTATTGCCCGGGACCTGGTGCGGGACACTATAACCAGTTACGAGGACGATAAAAGCGCCATCATGGTGAGCACGTTTTCGTCCCACATCGCCAGGGTGAAGACCATCGCCGAGTGCGCCCACGAGATAGGGCGAAAGCCGGTGCTGCTCGGCCGTTCGATGGAACGTTACAGTTCCACCGCGGAGCAGATGAAACTGGTCGGCTTCCCGGAGACCATGAGCATGTTCGGTAACCGGAGGACCGTGGACCGGACGCTCCGCCGGATGATGAAGATGGGGAAGGACAAGTTCGTCCCTATTATCACCGGCCACCAGGGCGAACCGGGCTCGATCCTCACCAGGATCGCGCTCGGGGATACCCCCTATAAGGTGGACAAAGGGGACAAGGTCATCTTCTCGGCGAAGGTGATCCCAAACCCCATGAACTACGGCCAGCGGTACATGATCGAGGCCCATCTCGGAATGGCGGGGGCCAGGATCCTTCCCGACCTCCACGTCACCGGGCACGCCTACCGGGAGGACCACTACGAGTTCATCCACCTGTTAAACCCCCAGCACATCATCCCTGCCCACGGGCACATCAGGATGACCTCGGGGTATGCGGAGTTCACCGGGGAGATCGGGTACACCCTGCATAACGACGTACATGTACTATCAAACGGGCAACGCGTAAAACTGAAGTGA